The proteins below are encoded in one region of Fibrella aestuarina BUZ 2:
- a CDS encoding GEVED domain-containing protein encodes MIQRYRFVVYVFFFIAWLPTNAQKKTPLLRCAAPDLTDAQVHRLDREAQLALSLKQASGAFASLTYVPIRPHIFRSLLGLGGIDLPKLNRVLAATNRYYMLNGTGIQFYFAGATPDYIDNDLYNLLFTVGLEDLIIGNRDASNAMNLYMVNGFDDNTLGGYAYFPANVLSSTRAIILNEVDEFDLGNRLLPHEIGHNFNLLHTHQGSTGATPELVTRGAGANCMTAGDLVCDTPADPYGRPGASVVNVNGCPQYNGTATDPQGATYNPSITNLMSYYFPCTHEFTPGQFDRLAAGLALRQSHSAYSLSYPPTAVAAPVNLSAVLAANAKTVSLSWQDMANNEMGFFVERSTNPTNAFVAVGGTGPNQTTFVDASVQSNVTYYYRIRPSNTTTGSLSPVVPVDVPVCRPTYSASCNSTNGLARVMVNGVALSTGSGCAVSGYSTTTAVTTTVGAGQTIPVSASLLNAGTSLFAAVWVDLNRNGVYESTERLASRSTASTSPLALSLTLPVGLASGVLPMRLVTATNVTPGDPCGGYAGGETEDYVLTVGTVVNCPTPTALTATNVASTSALINWSAASGPTGFGVQYRPSGFSNWTVVNVPSAPYALTGLAAGGSYEWQVLSVCGTAGSSPLSPVSSLSTPCAVPTSLTTTAISGNSAQLNWGNMNTSYRLQWRPADNPTWATVPTVTGTTFAMTSLSLTTAYQWQVAAVCPSGVVSAFTNPVSFTTTDRLVYCQPPASSCDDGDGLASFRLGSVNLSSGSGCSAGGYQSFTAVSANLLPGQPYAFTATLLSDSWPEGLAIWVDLNRNGTLEPAERLYASPGTATGSLLGTLTLPAGTASGRYLLRARVSFDNVTADPCGFVEFGETEDYSINVCSPPTATLTGSQTLTSGQAATLTAQLTGSAPWSLTVSSGAAFTSVVASPFTFTVSPAVSTTYTLSRVTNACGVGTVDGVAAVTVVAPPVLMTDLALAMTTNSRIIRTGDTCVLTVVVSNEGPRSASAIWATSLLPPHMVFVGSTQAAVTSSSGAVSIAVGTLQPDESGTFSFSVRVTDPGTYRLAAQLTAASLPDPDSYLNSGTSDGDDDMALVDLRTSEAGDSVYVSPNPNPRPLPVVQGNQPTPPATEADLSLALWASNRVPISGSVLSLSVAVTNRGGLVATNVVVQLTLPAGWSVTNGAGLSVAGPLVTVPIASIAVGQFVRAGIPVLVSGTGEQVVTAVITAATQPDTDSPHTNAYGQGEDDEASLNVRVQ; translated from the coding sequence ATGATCCAACGCTATCGATTTGTCGTCTATGTGTTTTTTTTCATTGCCTGGCTGCCAACAAACGCTCAGAAAAAGACACCGCTTCTCCGCTGTGCTGCCCCCGACTTAACCGATGCTCAGGTGCACCGGCTCGATCGGGAAGCCCAACTTGCCTTATCGCTCAAACAGGCCTCCGGCGCCTTCGCCAGTCTGACCTACGTACCCATTCGGCCGCATATTTTCCGGAGTCTGCTCGGCTTGGGGGGGATCGACCTGCCTAAGCTGAACCGCGTGCTGGCGGCTACGAACCGCTACTACATGCTTAATGGCACCGGCATTCAGTTCTATTTTGCCGGGGCCACACCCGATTATATCGATAACGATCTGTACAACCTGCTGTTTACGGTCGGTCTGGAAGATCTTATCATAGGTAACCGCGACGCGAGCAACGCCATGAACCTGTATATGGTCAATGGGTTCGATGACAACACACTGGGGGGGTATGCTTATTTTCCGGCCAATGTTCTCTCCTCGACCCGGGCTATTATCCTGAATGAAGTCGATGAATTTGATCTGGGTAACCGGCTGCTACCGCATGAGATCGGGCATAATTTCAATCTGTTACACACGCATCAGGGCAGCACCGGCGCAACCCCCGAACTCGTCACGCGGGGCGCCGGTGCCAACTGCATGACGGCCGGCGATCTGGTCTGCGACACCCCCGCCGACCCGTATGGCCGACCGGGTGCATCGGTCGTGAACGTGAATGGCTGCCCACAGTACAACGGCACGGCTACCGACCCGCAGGGCGCAACCTACAACCCGTCGATCACCAACCTGATGTCGTACTACTTTCCCTGCACCCATGAGTTTACGCCGGGGCAGTTCGATCGGCTGGCGGCGGGGCTGGCGTTGCGCCAAAGCCACTCGGCCTACTCGCTGTCATACCCGCCCACGGCGGTGGCCGCACCGGTGAATCTGTCGGCGGTTCTGGCGGCCAACGCCAAAACGGTTTCGCTCAGCTGGCAGGACATGGCCAACAACGAAATGGGCTTTTTCGTCGAACGATCAACCAACCCCACTAATGCCTTCGTGGCTGTTGGGGGGACCGGCCCCAACCAGACGACGTTCGTGGATGCCAGCGTGCAGAGCAACGTGACGTACTACTACCGAATCCGGCCATCCAACACAACCACCGGTAGCCTGAGCCCGGTCGTGCCGGTCGATGTGCCGGTTTGCCGCCCGACCTATTCGGCCTCGTGCAACTCGACCAACGGGCTGGCGCGGGTAATGGTGAACGGGGTGGCGTTGAGTACGGGATCGGGCTGCGCCGTATCGGGTTACTCAACCACTACGGCCGTTACCACCACGGTAGGAGCGGGGCAAACCATTCCGGTGTCGGCCTCACTGCTCAACGCCGGTACGTCGTTGTTCGCCGCTGTCTGGGTCGACCTGAACCGAAACGGGGTTTACGAATCGACCGAGCGGCTGGCCAGCCGTTCCACAGCGAGCACAAGCCCGCTCGCCCTGAGTCTCACGCTGCCCGTTGGTCTGGCTTCAGGCGTGTTGCCCATGCGGTTGGTAACCGCCACAAACGTGACGCCGGGCGATCCTTGTGGCGGCTATGCCGGCGGCGAAACCGAAGATTATGTGCTGACGGTCGGAACGGTGGTCAATTGCCCAACGCCGACTGCCCTGACGGCTACCAACGTAGCGAGCACGTCGGCCCTGATCAACTGGTCGGCGGCGAGCGGCCCAACGGGCTTTGGCGTCCAATATCGGCCGTCGGGGTTCAGCAACTGGACGGTTGTGAACGTACCCAGCGCGCCCTACGCGCTCACGGGGCTCGCAGCGGGGGGGAGCTACGAATGGCAGGTATTGAGCGTGTGTGGTACGGCGGGTAGTTCGCCCTTGTCGCCCGTATCGTCGTTGAGTACGCCCTGCGCTGTACCCACAAGCCTGACCACCACGGCCATTTCTGGCAATTCGGCGCAGCTGAACTGGGGCAACATGAACACCAGCTATCGATTGCAATGGCGGCCAGCCGATAACCCAACCTGGGCGACGGTGCCGACCGTAACGGGAACGACGTTTGCCATGACGAGTCTTTCCCTGACAACGGCCTACCAGTGGCAGGTTGCGGCGGTTTGTCCGTCTGGCGTCGTGTCGGCGTTTACGAACCCCGTGAGTTTTACCACAACCGACAGGCTGGTGTATTGCCAGCCGCCCGCCAGTAGCTGCGACGATGGCGACGGGCTGGCGAGTTTTCGGCTTGGGTCTGTCAACCTGAGCAGCGGATCGGGCTGCTCGGCGGGCGGGTACCAGTCGTTTACGGCGGTGTCGGCCAATTTGCTACCGGGCCAACCTTATGCGTTCACGGCCACATTGCTGAGCGATAGCTGGCCCGAGGGACTGGCGATCTGGGTCGACCTGAACCGGAACGGAACGCTGGAACCCGCCGAACGACTCTATGCGTCGCCGGGAACAGCCACGGGCAGCCTGCTGGGTACGTTGACGCTGCCCGCCGGAACAGCCTCCGGGCGGTACCTGCTGCGGGCCCGGGTGAGTTTCGACAACGTCACGGCGGATCCTTGTGGTTTTGTTGAATTTGGCGAAACGGAAGACTATAGCATTAACGTCTGCTCACCCCCAACGGCTACGCTGACGGGGTCACAAACCCTGACGAGCGGTCAGGCAGCCACCCTCACGGCCCAACTGACGGGGAGTGCGCCGTGGTCATTGACGGTGTCGAGCGGCGCTGCGTTTACCAGCGTCGTGGCGTCTCCTTTTACGTTTACGGTCAGCCCGGCGGTGTCGACGACCTACACGCTGAGCCGTGTGACGAATGCCTGTGGCGTAGGTACGGTTGATGGGGTTGCGGCGGTGACGGTTGTGGCCCCGCCCGTGCTGATGACCGACCTGGCCTTGGCGATGACCACCAACAGCCGGATCATCCGAACCGGTGATACGTGTGTGCTGACCGTGGTGGTGAGTAACGAAGGCCCCCGGTCGGCCAGTGCAATTTGGGCGACGAGCCTACTGCCACCGCACATGGTTTTTGTGGGCAGTACGCAGGCCGCCGTCACTAGTAGCAGCGGTGCCGTGTCGATTGCGGTGGGTACGTTGCAGCCAGACGAGTCAGGTACGTTCTCCTTCAGTGTGCGGGTGACCGATCCGGGGACGTATCGCCTGGCCGCCCAACTAACCGCCGCGAGCTTGCCCGATCCCGATAGTTACCTGAATTCAGGTACGTCGGACGGCGACGATGACATGGCGCTGGTGGATCTGCGCACGAGCGAGGCGGGAGATTCGGTCTATGTATCGCCAAACCCAAACCCGCGTCCGCTGCCCGTTGTGCAGGGCAATCAACCAACGCCACCGGCAACCGAAGCCGACCTGAGCCTGGCGCTGTGGGCCAGTAATCGGGTGCCGATAAGTGGTTCGGTACTGAGCCTGTCGGTGGCCGTAACGAACCGGGGTGGATTGGTTGCTACCAACGTAGTCGTGCAACTGACCCTGCCGGCTGGCTGGAGCGTGACCAATGGGGCGGGTTTGTCGGTAGCTGGGCCACTCGTTACGGTACCGATAGCCAGTATTGCCGTTGGGCAGTTTGTCCGAGCGGGGATACCGGTTCTGGTCAGCGGCACGGGCGAACAGGTGGTGACGGCCGTTATTACGGCGGCTACCCAGCCCGATACCGATTCGCCACACACCAATGCCTACGGACAGGGCGAAGACGATGAGGCAAGTCTAAATGTACGAGTGCAGTAG